The following proteins are co-located in the Triticum aestivum cultivar Chinese Spring chromosome 1A, IWGSC CS RefSeq v2.1, whole genome shotgun sequence genome:
- the LOC123181365 gene encoding uncharacterized protein produces MSVSQMTREYDRMNVPAGATIHTTQHNVASTLQEVSRIEDNQPIVLETSVLPDHSSSSLDVFQIDPSKLPDDMPKPSTVPSDITLQIGQTSPKESSALQDSDKKILDKCVEMILCMTPNPAPANDNNESLSLAINEVLSENLEQTLALAEIQTQCTAGDIESSSCQSTQEDVAKKQDEFQEHPSDNSVAEVSSERTEDDDISKVGKQDSDSHTSYLTPRHSFRDIEIVHIPDEPSSPKTIDCDHISKLAEPLPDGECFDYAGSINPSMKMRKQRYQKKEEIVEGISELIKKKQYPVKKLNDLYNTLVAGSKFRGLCKTRRRNDNDTGGTKIRIGPASITERELVQCLMPKGKMCKNMMWLLSVALMYDWGSKTKIILDQTIITELLKKGNKCNPAYLCKKLSKLPLQNVEQLFLPTLSDNHWILAVINLTQNTIEIYDSNLEVKEGEHPHRAMLENMVGHSVTSSISDFLTLINVQYST; encoded by the exons ATGTCAGTCAGTCAGATGACCAGGGAATATGATAGGATGAATGTACCAGCGGGTGCTACTATTCATACTACCCAACATAATGTTGCATCTACGCTCCAGGAAGTCTCAAGAATTGAAGATAATCAGCCTATTGTTTTGGAAACTTCTGTTCTGCCCGACCACAGCTCCTCCAGTTTGGATGTTTTCCAGATAGACCCTTCTAAGTTACCTGATGATATGCCAAAACCAAGCACTGTACCCTCAGATATCACATTGCAAATTGGTCAAACCTCACCAAAGGAATCCTCAGCACTGCAAGATTCTGATAAAAAAATACTAGACAAATGTGTGGAAATGATTCTATGTATGACACCGAATCCAGCACCTGCAAATGATAACAACGAATCACTAAGTCTTGCTATCAATGAAGTGCTCAGTGAAAACTTAGAACAAACTCTTGCATTAGCAGAAATACAGACTCAGTGCACTGCAGGAGACATAGAATCATCATCTTGTCAGTCTACACAAGAAGATGTTGCAAAAAAACAAGATGAATTCCAAGAACATCCTTCCGACAATTCAGTTGCAGAAGTAAGTTCTGAGCGCACCGAAGATGATGATATATCTAAAGTGGGCAAGCAAGATTCAGACTCTCATACTTCTTATTTAACTCCTA GACACAGCTTCAGGGATATAGAGATAGTTCACATACCCGATGAACCTTCATCTCCTAAAACAATTGATTGTGACCACATCTCTAAGCTTGCTGAGCCATTACCAGATGGAGAATGTTTTGATTATGCTGGTAGCATAAATCCTTCTATGAAGATGAGAAAACAACGTTATCAGAAGAAAGAGGAGATCGTCGAAGGTATATCTGAGCTCATAAAGAAGAAGCAATATCCGGTGAAGAAGTTGAATGACCTGTACAATACTCTTGTCGCTGGTAGCAAGTTCCGAGGTTTATGTAAGACACGACGACGCAACGATAATGACACAGGTGGTACCAAGATAAGGATAGGTCCAGCTTCTATAACAGAAAGAGAGTTAGTACAATGCCTAATGCCAAAAGGAAAGATGTGCAAAAATATGATGTGGTTACTGTCCGTGGCACTTATGTATGATTGGGGATCAAAGACCAAGATTATATTGGACCAGACTATTATA ACCGAATTGctaaaaaaaggaaataaatgcAACCCTGCATATCTCTGCAAGAAGCTTAGTAAGTTGCCACTTCAAAATGTTGAGCAG CTATTTCTGCCTACACTATCGGACAACCATTGGATTCTGGCTGTCATTAACCTCACACAAAACACAATTGAAATTTATGACTCTAACTTAGAAGTCAAAGAAGGTGAACACCCGCACAGGGCTATGTTGGAGAACATGGTAGGTCATTCTGTTACTAGTTCTATTTCAGATTTCCTAACTCTGATAAATGTTCAATACAGTACCTGA
- the LOC123116136 gene encoding uncharacterized protein has product MVVIVTVVVHLPHKKLIQPEFLCGCGRPAASRKCLGGEHNGRMFYRCGNGWVENSDGLNEKLWWKRHLGCEVFVWEDVIQKFAETVFEYNQLGEDELESEIIGTIGARTSN; this is encoded by the exons ATGGTTGTCATAGTCACAGTGGTTGTCCACCTGCCGCATAAGAAACTCATTCAACCTGAGTTCTTGTGTGGTTGCGGTAGACCTGCAGCTTCTAGGAAGTGTTTAGGTGGAGAACACAATGGTCGAATGTTCTACAGGTGCGGGAACGGATGGGTTGAAAATAGTGATGGTTTGAATGAAAAACTCTGGTGGAAACGG CACCTTGGTTGTGAAGTTTTTGTTTGGGAAGATGTCATTCAGAAGTTTGCGGAGACAGTGTTTGAGTACAATCAACTTGGTGAAGATGAGTTAGAGTCGGAGATAATTGGAACAATTGGAGCTCGGACTTCCAACTAG
- the LOC123116238 gene encoding uncharacterized protein — protein sequence MNIAADNQGVGLVVYEDVMYIPQPGGSWNGIDQQTLHRCIHGYSPARRVAWGSEHGGRRFLGCPINGQECAWSCWVDPEHGTPMKNYLASLHLDLENTLVKLEDANEEKSYKDNHFLSKNKMLKERLLSISADSKKKDYVIFFVFHFY from the exons ATGAACATTGCTGCGGATAACCAG GGTGTCGGATTGGTCGTATATGAAGATGTTATGTATATACCACAACCTGGTGGAAGCTGGAACGGGATTGACCAGCAAACTCTCCATCGATGCATCCATGGATACAGTCCTGCACGCCGGGTGGCATGGGGCAGCGAGCATGGCGGTAGGCGTTTCCTCGGTTGTCCTATAAAT GGACAAGAATGTGCATGGAGCTGTTGGGTTGATCCGGAACATGGAACTCCCATGAAGAACTACCTGGCAAGCCTACATCTGGACTTAGAAAATACATTGGTGAAACTAGAAGATGCCAATGAAGAGAAAAGTTACAAGGACAACCATTTCCTTTCTAAGAACAAGATGCTGAAGGAGCGACTTCTATCAATTAGTGCAGATTCAAAGAAGAAAGATTAcgtaatattttttgtatttcaCTTCTACTGA